The following are from one region of the Anaerolineae bacterium genome:
- a CDS encoding YccF domain-containing protein: MKLKQEVVRPEPSCLLRALYFIFVGSWLSLIWINVAWALNASIIGLPFGLWMINRTPQILTLKAVPVMVIYDENGQLIRTSQVPQTGCLWRTVYFLLIGWWFSLIWANVGWFLCAIIVGLPVGLWMLNRLPAVTTLYQQ, encoded by the coding sequence ATGAAGCTCAAACAGGAAGTGGTCAGGCCAGAGCCATCGTGCCTACTGCGGGCGCTTTATTTTATATTCGTTGGGTCGTGGTTGAGTTTGATCTGGATCAATGTGGCCTGGGCCTTGAATGCCAGTATCATTGGTTTACCTTTTGGCCTGTGGATGATCAATCGCACGCCTCAAATTTTAACGCTCAAGGCAGTGCCGGTGATGGTCATCTACGATGAAAACGGACAGTTGATTCGGACCTCTCAGGTGCCACAGACCGGTTGTTTGTGGCGAACGGTTTATTTTCTCCTGATTGGCTGGTGGTTCAGTTTAATCTGGGCCAATGTGGGCTGGTTTTTATGCGCCATCATCGTGGGCCTGCCGGTTGGGTTGTGGATGCTCAACCGGCTGCCGGCTGTCACCACCTTATATCAACAATAA